From Manduca sexta isolate Smith_Timp_Sample1 unplaced genomic scaffold, JHU_Msex_v1.0 HiC_scaffold_2471, whole genome shotgun sequence:
CCGGTTCAAAACCCGGGTCAGCCAAAATAATCGTGACTGGGTTTTCTATCTTTAACACACACTCAGTCGTAGCTCCGATTCAAGAAGGTAGCAGTATGACTCCtccgtgcctcgaaaagcacgtaaagtcgttggtcctaCGCTTGACCTccctccggtcatgtcagattcaTTCTAAATCAATCTAAATCCATTCCactgtttctgcatttacttataataaatatttttacaataaagatattttatttgtaaagaattATGAGTAATGAGCATACATAGTATATTATAGGCGTGCAAATGTTTCATTATGAGAGTAGACATATCACGTTTAGCTACAGCAACGGCACACATACAAATACTTtcaataaagtaatatattattaacaccacaatttcaatttcaattaatttaatcctttaacattaataatgtcAGCAAGAGTAAGAAGTAACATAAGATAAAACCTTGGAGCAACTAGTAGGAAGGTGAAGATCGCGCCGTCTGGCGAAAATCTATCTTTGATGATATAACCACACATGATAATGCCCGGCTTCAAGACCTAACCAAGAAACACAAAAAACGACACGAACGCGCTACCAACGCTTTATCATCCACGGAAAGTCTAATAATAATGTCTGTTTGTCGTGTGGATTTGCCGTTCTCGTGTTGGTATTACAAAATGTCTCAAAACAACTTCCAATAGTTGACGCTGTTTGAATCATACAAATGTATGTAACAGGCTAAttaaaaatgtccatagttatataagtagttaaaattattatttataaataataataattattcgtatacattgttttgacgtatcataacgtgcaactttgttcgcctacgtgataaagtattttttttgcttacCAATACTATACCTCGTGTAGTAACTGGAACagtcaatatttattatcttatagATTAATTAgctattaatcattattttacatatctgataaataaaaaataatgatggtgatgtaataaataaaatacgatgaGCAATACTTGCTAGTTATGATGAAAGAGACAGTTACAAAGAAGAAGTAAATTTGACAGACTTGCATGAAGTTTGGTTTCACACGTTTTTTGTCTACATTCCAATAGATGGATTCATCAACACTTGACGAGACAACTGGAAATTTTTATAACTTCAACTTAATAAATGTTTGCCAGAACCAATTGGTTTCTAGAAAATACGTGATAGTAAATGAGTATAAGCTAGTCTTCTTATCCAGTTCCTTGGTGATACATCAAATGAACATTACTGCCATACGGCAACAGCGGCAACTATATTGTAAACCATAACAGATTGTAATACGGTTTGATTTTGATAGCTTATATTAGAGCCTCTGGTCTGAGTGTTGCACGATTGTTCTAGGCTAGTttggaatctatactattatataaagctgaagagtttgtttgtttgtttgtttgaacgcgctaatctcaggaactaccggtccaaaccgaaaaattcttttacgttggatagccctttgttcgtggagtgctataggctatatatcatcacgctatacccaataggagcggggcagtaatggctaatctcaggaactaccggtccaaactgaaaaattctttttgcgttggatagccctttgttcgtggagtgctataggttatatatcatcacgctatacccaataggagcggggcagtaatggctaatctcaggaactaccggtccaaactgaaaaattctttttgcgttggatagccctttgttcgtggagtgctataggctatatatcatcacgctatacccaataggagcggggcagtaatggctaatctcaggaactaccggtccaaactgaaaaattcttttgcgttggatagccctttgttcgtggagtgctataggctatatatcatcacgctatacccaataggagcggggcagtaatggctaatctcaggaactaccggtccaaacagaaaaattatttttgcgttggatagccctttgttcgtggagtgctataggctatatatcatcacgctatacccaataggagcggggcagtaatggctaatctcaggaactaccggtccaaactgaaaaattctttttgcgttggatagctctttgttcgtggagtgctataggttatatatcatcacgctatacccaataggagcggagcagtaatggctaatctcaggaactaccggtccaaactgaaaaattctttttgcgttggatagccctttgttcgtggagtgctataggctatatatcatcacgctatattcagtaggagcggagcagtaatggctaatctcaggaactaccgattcgaactgaaaaaatattttgtgttgaatagtcctttgttgtggagtgctcaaagttatatatcatcacgctatgaccaataggagcggagcagtaatgaaacatgttgcttaaacggggaaaattatgagttttgagcgcttccgttgcctgcgctgcgtaaacggttaaagttatgccaatcagtgatgtatgacgggattgtttcacttaaaagttctaaaaatatattataaaacaaagttccccgctgcatctgtctgcctgaacgtgttaaactcaaaaactacccaacatgttaagatgaaatttagtatggagacagtttgagaccccgggaagaacataggctcccgggaaactactacttttataacggaaaactttagtctaaaaaactttataacgcgggcggagccgcgggcaaaagctagtaaagaaTAAATGTCACTATTACTTGCATGTATATCTCTAAGAAATCTTTTTATATCTAGATGGTGAAAGAACTAAAAGACCGTCTCAATAAAAGGCGTCGTCCACTGACGCCTCCTTTGGAAGGTGTCGGCTTCGAATACGGGTTCAACTCAAACCAGATAGAAGCTTGGACTAAGTACTGGGCAGAGGAGTACCCGTTTGCGGAGAGGGAAAAGTTCCTCAACAAGTACCCGCACTTCAAAACCAACATCCAAGGACTCGACATTCACTTCATGAGGATTAAACCTGAGGTAGGTGATGgataattatgattaatattacttttggCTTTTTGCAGTACCAATTGCTTATTTCTCTTAGATAAATAAGACATTATTGAAATGGTGTTGAATTACAAAAGTGCCATAAATTAACAATTGtgccgatatattttatagctaagtttttttattgctttgaatgacgagacgagctcgccgttcgcctggtgggaAGCGATATGGTCGCCCATAAGCAgtaaaaataccatccaacatcttgaactacacagtattgtttggcaaTCCACTgaactcgccatcctgagacgtgagatgttaagtctcattatgtccaatagttacactggctacaatgtccttcaaaccggaacacaacagtgactacacactgctacctggcggcagaaatagatattgcggtggtacctacccaggcggactctcacatatgagagacctaccaccagtatgtaACGTAAAATTAGTGATATACATATATGGTGTGATATTCACTCCAGGTGCCAGCGGGAGTAGAGACGGTGCCCGTGCTTCTGCTCCACGGCTGGCCCGGCTCCGTGCGCGAGTTCTACGAGGCGATACCAATCCTCACCGCCGTCAGCAAGGACAGGAACTTCGCCTTGGAACTCATCGTGCCCAGTCTACCTGGATACGGATTCTCTGATGtgggattatatttttttttattataccatcttaaaaagattttttgtcgCTTTTTGTGCGAGTATTAGACGAGTAGAACATTATTCTGATGGTAAACACCGCGTCAGTACATCAATATGCCCAGaaccttaaattttcaaataggtAGTTGGAGAAGAAAGGTCTTGGCCGAATGTTGATGAAAGGAAAAGAAACTCATGCATTATTGTCTACTATTTTAACCAATATGAAAAAGTTCAtctcaattaatatattttacaggcAGCTGTACGCCCAGGTCTTGGGGCTGCTCAGATTGCCGTAGTCTGCAGAAACCTTATGCAGCGTCTTGGATTCAAGCGGTATTACGTGCAAGGGGGCGACTGGGGTTCCGCCATTGGAAGCATCATGGCCACTATCTTCCCTCAGGTAACTCTAGATAAATCCTTCAAAACTATTTCATGGCATGAAGCTGAAACTAAAAGTGGAGTTTACATACTTTAACAGTCATTTGTACTTCCAATTAACCTTAATGAACTATtcgtattttttaagttatttgaatttgttttttaaagagTAAGTGCCTGTTTAGagtacaaataatttcaaatattttatcttcattGAGGTATTCTTGGTGTGGACTTCATTCTTTCTACTAATTTAATACTTCAAGAAGAGAGATCAAACAACTTAAGGGACGTGatagaaatcaaaattattgaagcttaatttaaatgtctaatcaaaataatattatttgcatcAGTTGTAGCTGTTGAAACCAGTGAGATTGTAACTTAGCTTATTAAGAATATCgaaaatttctaaataacaacAAATTCGACAGGAGTATTTTTGCGGGGATTACCATAACAACGCAGTAGATCAAGAGGGACCGTTGATTATGGCATCACCGACTTTAGATCCACAATAATAAGGATACGAAATACCAAGAATATGGAATATCTATCACCTTAAGAAAGCCAATAATTTCACTGTATAATCTTTACGTCTCATTGCAGGAAGTCCTGGGCTTCCACGCCAACGATTACCTTCATTATGAGCTCTACAGTAACATTCTTGGAACTCCTGGGCTCCGTATTTCCTTCACTGATCGTCGAATCTAAATACGCAGACAGAATGTATCCCCTGGGGTCTATGTATGCTTACCTTCTTGAGGAGACAGGGTACATGCATATTCAATCCACCAAACCTGACACAGTCGGtaagtttaaagattttaatggTTTATTAAGTGACATCTTTTCGGTATGCGAGGGTAGACTGACTTTATGAATGTCACGGATATCCGCTGGATGCAAAAAGCTTTTGATAGAaccatctggaaatctttatgaAAACCAATCTGTAGTAGTGGCATGTCATGATAACTTGTCCAATAGACTATCAGAATGTCAAGCGCAGTCCAAAGCCACAGTGTGCTTATTAATTAAATCTCCGAGGTAATATTGTTCCTGACATTACATAACCCGCTAAGACGAAATTTCGAATACTAGACCGACGAGTAATATTTTAAGTCTTCGAAAATTTTACTCACCATATTGGTATCGACATCTGGTGatcaaataacaatttataacagTGATTTTACTTTCCAGGTATCGCTTTAACAGACTCGCCAACTGGTCTACTCGCCTACATCCTGGAGAAGTTCTCCACTTGGACCAACAAAGACTTCCGCTCCAAAGAGGACGGCAACCTCGGTTTTAGATGGACTAAAGACCAGCTCCTGGATAATCTGATGTTCTACTGGACTACTAAATCGATTACAACCTCCATGAGGCTGTACTCTGAAACCTTGAACTCTAAGCACTTTGCTTTGCAGTTAGATGAGTGAGTTGCATATTTATTGAGGAACTCTTATTTCTTTCAAGGTCTTTAGTTTTAAGATTACTTTGGAGTATAGATGGCCTCGTGTATGCAGAAGCTATGTGAGCAGGTTTAGCAGGTTTGTTTATTTCCAACACCAGATAGTAGTGTGAGACCATGTTATGCTAGTGAATCATACCAATTGCGTGCAcacatacacaacatcacgcatttatccccgaaggagtatgcaaaggcgcaatcagggcacccactttcgccaagtgtgttccgtctcatgttCTGATAGGagacgagtctatcgccatatcgggcacaaaattcagacaccgggctgatactgagcagaaaatctcaaatatcactttgctcgacccgggattcgaacccaggacctcagaacgctatCGTATCACGCATGCAGTACTACTACGCCTCCTCCAGTCCTCGGTAATTTTGAGTAATCATTAACAATAGGCATGATGACAGAtttttaaaacctattttataatattcggaaatatttattaactagcttccgctcgcagcttcgcccgcgtggatttcgggcttcaaaatggagccggtcgcgaacgttcgagaatgtttgttttacgaagctactcgctaagtgattcgctagcctctaggtgccaagcaagccgcct
This genomic window contains:
- the LOC115448827 gene encoding LOW QUALITY PROTEIN: juvenile hormone epoxide hydrolase (The sequence of the model RefSeq protein was modified relative to this genomic sequence to represent the inferred CDS: inserted 2 bases in 1 codon); protein product: MARLLLILIPVLVIGIPLYFLFFKSPPPVPDFDLNEWWGPQSLKSKQDTSVRPFRISFSDAMVKELKDRLNKRRRPLTPPLEGVGFEYGFNSNQIEAWTKYWAEEYPFAEREKFLNKYPHFKTNIQGLDIHFMRIKPEVPAGVETVPVLLLHGWPGSVREFYEAIPILTAVSKDRNFALELIVPSLPGYGFSDAAVRPGLGAAQIAVVCRNLMQRLGFKRYYVQGGDWGSAIGSIMATIFPQEVLGFHANXITFIMSSTVTFLELLGSVFPSLIVESKYADRMYPLGSMYAYLLEETGYMHIQSTKPDTVGIALTDSPTGLLAYILEKFSTWTNKDFRSKEDGNLGFRWTKDQLLDNLMFYWTTKSITTSMRLYSETLNSKHFALQLDEIPTPVPTWVIQAKNEIAYLPPLMLKMKFPNLVGERAVDDGGHFLAFELPKLFAEDVLTAIQEFRNLKSAKTEF